A genome region from Candidatus Hydrogenedentota bacterium includes the following:
- a CDS encoding Gfo/Idh/MocA family oxidoreductase has product MENLTRRSFLKTTGAGLAAASALSGVTAKAAASERVRHAVIGLGGQGKRHTKGFAAMDICEVVAVCDVDPQRRDAAVAVTPYPDKIAKHEDYRRILEDKTIDSVSIATCDHWHTPIAIAALIAGKHVYVEKPCGHNVHECQALVEAAKKSGKCVQHGTQARSGKGVIAAVQALREGAIGKVRMAKAINQQLRAPIGRAPEEAPPPGVNYDMWLGPAPVHPFTKNRWHYNWHWFWDYGCGDIANDGVHETDVARWGLGVGMPKRVSASGGQLFYDDDHETPDTQVVMYEYDECYLMYEMRLWCDYEIGGMENGTVFFGDKGTISFDGGKGCFLTLKGEEPKQIGGGHEWETHVRNFIECVKANDKSKLNAPIEEGAISATMCHMGNISTRVGRSLAVDTNSWSFVGDDDANKLLKREYRKGYELPVYA; this is encoded by the coding sequence ATGGAGAATCTGACGCGACGTTCGTTTTTGAAGACTACGGGAGCCGGTTTGGCTGCCGCATCGGCGTTGTCGGGTGTGACGGCGAAGGCCGCGGCAAGTGAGCGTGTGCGGCATGCGGTCATCGGGCTTGGGGGGCAGGGGAAGCGCCACACCAAAGGCTTCGCGGCCATGGACATCTGCGAAGTGGTCGCCGTGTGCGATGTGGACCCCCAGCGCCGCGATGCGGCTGTGGCGGTCACGCCTTACCCGGACAAGATTGCCAAGCACGAAGACTATCGGCGGATTCTTGAAGACAAGACTATCGATAGTGTGAGTATTGCGACGTGCGATCATTGGCACACGCCGATCGCGATTGCCGCATTGATAGCCGGCAAGCACGTGTACGTGGAGAAGCCGTGCGGTCATAACGTACACGAGTGTCAGGCGCTTGTTGAGGCGGCTAAGAAGTCGGGGAAGTGTGTGCAGCACGGTACGCAGGCGCGAAGCGGCAAAGGCGTGATTGCGGCGGTGCAGGCGTTGCGTGAAGGCGCGATTGGCAAGGTGCGGATGGCCAAGGCGATCAATCAACAATTGCGGGCTCCTATCGGGCGCGCGCCTGAGGAAGCGCCGCCGCCGGGTGTGAACTACGATATGTGGCTTGGTCCCGCGCCGGTGCACCCGTTCACGAAGAACCGGTGGCATTACAACTGGCATTGGTTCTGGGATTATGGATGCGGCGATATTGCGAACGACGGTGTGCATGAAACGGACGTCGCGCGTTGGGGACTCGGCGTGGGCATGCCGAAGCGAGTCAGCGCTTCCGGTGGTCAGCTCTTCTATGACGACGATCATGAGACTCCGGATACGCAGGTTGTGATGTACGAGTACGACGAGTGCTATCTCATGTACGAGATGCGCTTGTGGTGCGACTATGAGATCGGCGGGATGGAAAACGGGACCGTGTTCTTTGGAGACAAGGGTACGATTTCGTTCGATGGCGGCAAGGGCTGTTTTCTCACGCTTAAGGGTGAGGAACCGAAGCAGATTGGAGGTGGCCACGAGTGGGAGACTCATGTTCGCAACTTCATCGAGTGCGTGAAGGCGAACGACAAGTCGAAACTCAATGCGCCAATCGAAGAAGGGGCAATTTCCGCGACCATGTGCCACATGGGCAACATTTCGACGCGAGTGGGTCGGTCGCTGGCAGTTGACACCAATTCCTGGAGCTTCGTAGGTGACGATGATGCCAATAAGCTGCTCAAGCGGGAATATCGAAAAGGCTATGAGTTGCCCGTATACGCGTAG